Within Haematobia irritans isolate KBUSLIRL chromosome 2, ASM5000362v1, whole genome shotgun sequence, the genomic segment caaaatcaatagggatcgtctttgtgccgaaacaggaccctataccaaattttaggacaatcggactaaaactgcgagctatactttgcacacaaaaatacaccaacagacagacagacggacatcgctaaatcgtctcagaatttaattctaagccgatccgtatactaaaaggttggtctatgataactccttcttggcgttacatacaaatgtacaaacttattataccctgtaccacagtagtggtgaagggtataaatacgctaacaaaaataaaacacacatgTTCCTACGATCTCGCCCACaattgacgacgacaacgtattggcgtatttacgtcgtacgttcaattacatctatttctaattttaacgccgtacgtcgaaacgtcgcaattgtgttccggcctttaatttgtcaacagatttaagCCAGTGaacaattagtggcgaacaattgtggcgaattcctactaaataaataaaattccatcaatctaagattttttttttgaaatagagtacataaagagcactgttggacataaaaatacggcaccaaaaaaaagagagtgaacaaaaagatacgaacacaaaaagagaacatgttctctttaaaagagatgtaatggacagcctaaaatgcgttctgtcatatattttttaaaacctttaccacgtggccatttgttgttacacactttatttatttcaacgctttgctatgatttgttgttgcgttcaaattaTGTAAGCAcatattttgaatgcagcagacagaatgtcgccaatcgtgtttttcaatttcatacatatttgaataaatacccattctcttgttctcttttcgttcTTTCCAatgctcaaaattattaaatttcaattacacatgtgattggatcaatcacatgtgtaattggaaacggaaaaattttcaatcacgtttgtaattgaaaattatttctgaattgattaacaaattgattgaatcaattaatattttaattggaaatgtaacaaatatcaatcatttttttaattggtttttattcggatttgacttaataattaataatcaatctaagatttttttttttttggaatagagtacataaagagcactgttggacataaaaatacggcaccaaaaaaaaagagagtgaacaaaaagatacgaacacaaaaagagaacatgttctctttaaaagagatgtaatggacagcctaaaatgcgttctgtcatatattttttaaaatttgatttaataattaattgaatccgtttccaaattcaattaagtgattaattaaaaaaatgttagtgataatttttgtgtgtgtatataaTAATCAAGGAAAGCTTTAAGACTTATGTTAGTGTTTGTCAACCAACCTAGTGATGCTTGTGTTAATCCTTGTAATCATCTGGTAGTACCTGAAGATAAATATCACCCAACTGGTTTAACACAGGTGTTTCTTTCATCTTTTCATAAAAGTAAAAGGAATACAGTGGTGTGTAAATCCGACAGAACTTATTGTTTTGCTAAAACAGACTACGTGAAATTGAATAATCTTTTATATTCTGTAAACTGGGATgatattttaaattctattaACCTTGATGTAATACTTCAAAAATGTTACAACactatatttaaatgtttttctgaaTCAGTTCCATTGAAGCCAAGATTAAGTACAGTTGGTCCTCCTTGGAATACTCCAAAGCTTTCGAAattgaaaaataagaaaaataagcTGTTAAAGAAATATAAGAGAACTGGATCTGCAGTCAACTTTTTCTTATATACAATCTCAAGGTCCGAATACAATAATGAGAATAAACTTGTCTATCGTAATTATTTAACTTCTCTCAAACAACAGTTAAAGCATAatctcaaaatgttctataaatttgtaaattcgaAAAGAAGATGTTATACCCTgcctaatttttttaaacatggcTCCTCTTTGGCTGATGGATGTGAAGAAATTAGCAATTTGTTTGcagattttttcttatagacatATTCTGatccaaggccgtagccaggattttaattcgggaggggttcaacttaaaaaaaaatattcacataatctcatgtgtagaaaattttatttatgcataagtatgtatacaatatttttataatattaaattgagccgacgggctttttgggcagcaaataaatcaattacttcttcagtcggcacatttattcggcgatgaaccgacattaatgccaatccattgagtctattctcgctagtcgaatttctaagatacgtctttaatctcttcattgttgaaaatgaaagttcggatgagtacgtagtaactgcagggatggaaaatgcagtactatagtacttttttcaatactttttcaccccggtcagtaccgtagtacccccgcgaatgatttagtacattttgtgtagacatttttgagtcgatatcagattcatggtacaatagctttgacaaaatattttaatattttgagaaagtctttatcaatcttatttgctaatagtctcttacaaatatggcaaaacagacatgttcatgtgggaagaaaatctcgattttgtaaaagacatagtcaaaaacaggattttattgaacttcaagaatgttttagttgaaaaaagaatgcgattctatattatcgatttttttatttcggtagaaaatgtcaaaattttatttctatagaaaatttttgcaaaattttatttctatagaaaattttgtcaaaattttatttcaattgaaaattttgtacaaattttatttctataggaaatttttgcaaaattttatttctatagaaaaaattttgcaacattttttatctacagattttttttgcaaaattttatttctacagaaaatttttgcaaaattttatttatatagaaaattttgtcaaaattttattttctttaaaatttagtctcttgacaataattttccagtgaaatttttgtgaaatttagtaaaaagtacctttccgctcaaaaaataccttttttgtactttcttaaaaattgtattttccatccctgagtaactggcaaagtgaccaaaatttttaaaagaatatgcacgtttggaaatatctttttattgcactctccaagtgcttccatcgctgaattaggcaggttcttttcgcagggttTGCGCCATttctttacacatgtgtgtttggctgtttcgttgttgttgctatggccaaacaatgcaagtcatgttcacaaaaagaacaacaaacacaaataaaaagcagaaagacattttccaaaaatgaaatgtggtgcgagaacaaaaacaatttgtttttttcgaccgtcgtttgacgggcttttcaactagtattctatgatttgtgcaagttttataggtaagcgtttttcaaaataaaaccttacactgaaaaaacagtgaacccaccaggaagaaaactttcggttaatttttgaaaatttttaatatttgtagaaaattttaactaaacagtattacaaacgttggcatcacgccgatgtcataaaaaataagtaaatatttttcgacaaattcaagaaaatttattagacataactaagttttttcacttgttaaagaaaattttgtagtttgaaggaaaaacttggagttcaaaattgcaagaatgtctttagtgacatacgaagttcatgatggacgcatttttggtaaaatttacaaattgaaagaaattctgaactattttgtggaagacacgaatttagttcatctttatgctttatttgagtatattttttgcttggttttagttaatttaactaacgtacacaaaaaattattagagtaaatgaaactttctccaaacataataattccatgaactaacataaagttaaattggctttagtgaaatagagagttcacttttttttttttgagtgtaagcttttcttcaacatcttcgataagatttttctatgcagctaaaaatatatatttatttatataaaaatattcattcatttcggggggggtttgatccccctcatcccccccccctgaatacggccttgttcTGATCAGGTATATGACACGAGTTCTGATTACCCGTTTGAGATTCTTCAATCCTCCACcataaatgtttccaaattatcAGTTgagaccagggatccggagcgtggagcggagcggagcggagcaagcccttttttgccggagcgggagcggagcgggagtggcatttctaaaatccgtagcggagcggtttccaaatgaaaaaccgctccgctccgaataaaatattacttgaatgaaatgtgtaaatttgaaattacactgtgtaggtaatttcaaatttagctagtacttagcgtagtgtgagtaaacgtttaaaatgtacgatatgtatttttgtacgtacgtacattggggaaaacacaacgtgtttttttagtaattgttttcaaaaacggcaaatgtcaaaatattaaacgatcttatttatatttaattttttagttttctacactgaaaacaagtatatacggccgtaagttcggccaggacgaagcttatgtaccctccattatggattgcgtagaaacttcttctaaacactgccatccagaatcgaattacttaagttgcggtaacgcttgccgatggcaaggcatcttaaaacctcctaacaccatcttctaaattgtatgtaagtccatacgtgatatatattaaatcaaaaaagatcgatccaatacgtatataattcagtttgacaaagtggacataaaaattttgacaaatttttctacagaaataaaattttaacaaaattttctatagaaataaaattttcacaaaattttctatagaaataaaaattttgacaaaattttctatagaaagaaaattttgacaaaaatttctgcagcaataaaattttaacaaaattttctatagaaataaacttttgacaaaattttctatagaaataaaatcttggtagattatttttggttcgagtggcaaccatgattatgaaccgaataaaatttgaacaaaattttctatagaaataaaattttgacaaaattttctatagaaataaaattctgacaatgatgaaaattttattatgaaccgaataaaattttaacaaaattttctctagaaataaaattttgacaaaattttctatagaaataaaattttggtagattatttttggctctagtggcaaccatgattatgaaccgtgtTTAGAAATTTATTCTCTTGATTAAAAACCAATagaataattaaaagaaaaggtTCAATTTAAAACAACACAAagtatcaaataaattttatttcgctgaAATAAATGTTTAGAATTATTAGAATACTTAATGTGGATGCTTTGCTGGTCCAAAGAAAAAGAgatcgatttaattgaaatccatTGCCAGCAAGCTTTGGTTTCTATTGCTCAAATGTTCAAACAATCAAACAGGTTTGATCAAACCATCGGGCAATTGTTGCTgcaaccaaagacaataaactctaggaagataggtaattggctactgaggagatcaaaccatttaccgtgttagtttcatactcgaaccaaacgcgtatacgacaagtattgacatagcattaaaatgcaaataaaaagaaatttagtgtacgaaataaatttccttaaacgggaaaatgtaatttttttgttgttgcctaaaattcaacattgtttcattaagaaaattaagtttttcgtttaaaaaataaaaacgaaaaacaaataaaaaaactacaaacatgtatggaactaacatggcaaatgcaacatttggtatgacgcaagccaatttcctatcttcctcaagtttattgtctttggctgCAACGATTGGTGCACCCACGCAAATATGTAGGTAATtaggtgtgtgtatgtttatcaaTGGTAAGTCTTACCATTGATAAACATACAGCGCGGTATCGATTGATTGAACATTTGTAATTCATTCATACTCATCTACATCCTAATATTCTGCATTCCCAAGTAGATTGGAATTTAATGTGCAAAGTtgggaatattaaaaaaaaaacaaatagggAACAGAAAAGTGGTGGCGAAGGTAGTTGAGTATGAATGAAATGCAAATAGTGTAGATCATTTTAATAGGTACATTGTAGTAATTAACAATTATATAGAATGAATAATGAAATATAatgaaaagttttaaatttagtactaataaataaaattgtataaattgaATGTTTGAATGGTGATGATGGTTTATGAGTGATGATTAATGATTTGCCAACATTCTCCCCCCTAAGGACGCAGTTCTTGAACCAGTATAAAGGATAAAATAGGATGGCCTATCGTTGGGAGAATTTTAGTTGAGGTTTTCCTCCGCTATGCTCCGACTCACAGCGTATTAACTAGGCCCCATCCATATTTTATCCTCATGAGTGAGTGGTGACCAAAGAGGTGAGTAGTATATTACTGGAGATTACTGGTTTCCGTATTACTGGACTTAATGTCGTTTTGTGCCGTATTTTCTGGAAGTAAACATATTTTAGATATTggtctttttattattttgttttttaaaagaaCTGATACCACCCTTATAAGGCCATCAGGACCTGGATGAACATTCTCCACGCGACCAAGCAACCATTGTCCTGGACCACAGCGATCATCGACAACAAGAACAAGATCGCCGATTTTGGGTTCATTTTCGCTTTTAAGCCATTTAGGGCGAGCTTGGAGGCGATTCAAATATTCATTTCGCCATCGTTTCCAGAAATGTTGTTTTAGCTTCTCCACAGTTTTCCATCGGCTCAGCAAGTCGGGTTTTGTATCCAGCAAACATTCGTCTTGTAGACATGTCGTCGGTTCACCTACTAAAAAATGCGCTGGGGTGAGCGCTTCAAAGCTAGAAGGATCGGGCGACAAAGGACATAATGGGCAAGAATTTAAACAACTCTCGATTTGACAAAGAAGTGTTCCCAACTCCTCGAAATTCAAAATTCGGTCATTTATTACAcgtttcaaatgaaatttaacCGACTTCACACCTGCTTCCCAAAGACCACCAAAATTGGGGGAAGCAGGAGGAATAAAATGCCAAGTGGTACATTTAAGATTCAGAGCATGGCGAAGCTCTTCAGGCAGGGATTTCTGATTTTTGTTATGTAGAACCTGTAGTTCTTTTGAGGCCCCAACAAAGTTGGTGCCGCAATCGGAATAAAGATCACTACATTGGCCTCGACGGGATACAAACCGTTTAAAAGCGGCTAGAAAAGCACTAGTAGTTAGATTTGAAACCGCCTCTAAATGTATGGCTTTGGTCACCATACACACAAATAAACATATGTATCCTTTCGAGACAACAGCAGAACGTAAAGATGACATTTTAATTGATATAGGGCCGGCATAGTCGACACCACTGTGTCTGAAGGGGCGTGTTATGTTTAACCTAGCCCGAGGTAAATTACCCATTATCTGCTTGGAAGTCCTTGCCATATATCGAAAGCAATGTGACGCCGCCATGCAAAGTATTTTCGTGTGCATCCAGTATAATTAGAGTGGACAATGGGTTGGATTTGGCCAAAATACAAGGATGTTTCAAATCGTATGGATAATTGGAGTCATGTAGACGTCCTCCAACACGAATTATGCCATTGTCATCTAAAAATGGCATAAGCTTCAAAATGGGGCTATGGGTGATTATTTGGTCAGACGAAAGTCTTGACATTTCTTCAGGAAAATCTATTTCCTGAGATAATTTCACCAATATACTCATGGCCCTATTGACATCACCAACCGATAAAGAGCCGGTGACCCTATGTTTAGAATCTttgcaattgtgacaaaagcGTAGGCATAATGCAATTACACGTAGTAAAGTATGGAGTTTCGAGAATTTTGTGAGTATCTCAGGGTATGACTTTCTAGATGCAGAATTAACACAAACTCTTGCACATCTTTTCTCCTCCGATGTGTTCAGATTCGGGAGGTTTTGTGGCCATGAAGACTTGGACTTATATAGAAAAGATGGGCCGTACCACCAAACCTGATTCTCAATTAATTCCTCTGCTAGAACACCTCTAGATGCACAGTCAGCAGGGTTCAACGCAGATGGAACATATCTCCATTGAATTGGGTTGGTCATGCGCTGTAGGTCAGCTACACGATTAGCTACGTAAACTGTCCAATTCGAAGGAGTTTTACGGACCCAGCTCAAAACTGTGGAACTGTCACTCCAATAGAAAATACCGTCCACATTCAAATCTACTAGAGACTCTTTTATCTTCTGTGTCAATTTAGCTCCAAGAACAGCAGCGCAGAGCTCTAATCTTGGAATGGAAACGGTTTTTATTGGTGACACTTTCGATTTAGCTTGGAgcatattaatgaaaatatcatTGACTGTCGTGATTCGTATATAAACTACTGCAGCATATGCAGTAGTAGAAGCATCGCAGAAGCAATGCAATTCTGTCTGAGAAGTACGGCACCACTGCAACCATCTGGGGATACTCAAATTGGACAATTTGGATAAGGAGTGTCTATGCCTAAGCCAGCGATCCTCAATGTCCTGTGGGACTTTATCATCCCAGTCTATGCCACGTTCCCACAGTTCTTTGAATAAAGATTTGGCTACAACGGTGGTTGGTGTTAACCAACCCAACGGGTCATAAAGTCGTGCGGATTCGGACAGAATTTTTCGTTTGGAAATAATTGGATTTTCATCCAGATTCACTCTAAAAGAAAAAGTGTCACTATTTGTGTTCCACTCAATGCCAAGAGTCCTAACGACATTATCTCTGTCAAAATTCAATGTCACCGATGACTCTCTATGTCCTTCTGGTATTTTGCGCAAAAGTTCTTTGGAGTTTGTAATCCATTTACGCAGATTACAACCTCCCTTATTCAAGAGGGTGCATAAATCATTGTACAATGGAATTGCATTCTCCAAGCAATCAGAACCAGAAATTATATCATCAACATAAGAGTCATGTACAAGAACTTGAGCTGCCTCGGAAAATTCGTGGCCAAAATCATGAGCTAATTGTCGCAGTACACGTATAGCCAGGTAAGGGGACGAAGATGTACCATACGTTACAGTATTAAGTTCGTAAatcgaaatttcatcaaatggaTCATGACGCCAcaaaatttgctgaaatttcCTATGCTCCGGACAGACATCTATTTGTCGAAACATTTTCTCTATGTCTGCGCCGAATGCTATTTTGTGACGTCTCCACCTGGTCAATATACTTGGGAGGTCATTTTGAAGGGCAGGTCCAGGTGCGAGCTCTTCGTTCAAAGACGTGAAGTCTTTTAAGTGGCTACTGCCATCAAAAACCACTCGCAATTTCGTCGTGGTACTGTTTTCCTTCAAAACTCCGTGATGTGGAAGAAAGTACGAATTTTGCGACACATCTTTGGGGTATATACCAACTTTTGTCATGTGTCCTAAACTTTCGTATTCCCTGAGGAATCTCCTATAACTTTCGCAAAACAAAGGATTCTTGGAGAATGAAATCTCCAAATGTCTCAATCGTCTAAAAGCATTGAGGACATTATTATTAAGCACTGGGGACGAACTGTCCCTTAGGATAGATTTAAATGGTAATTTTACCACATACCGACCAGTTTCTGTCCTTGTAGTGGTTTCCTCAAATAATTTTTCGCAAGCAACTTCCTCACTTGTAAGTTTCCTCACTGAGGGAATCTCTTCTTGTTCCCAAAAGGATCTGAGGATGTTATCCAAATTCACATTATGAATATGAATTCGATGAAAAGATAATGAAGTGTTTGGACCAGAAAACACCCAACCAAAATGAGTGTTCTGAAAGAACAAATCATTATGTACAAAGGACTCGGTTGGGATTTTTATCCTTGAACAAATGTCTGCCCCAAGAAGTAAGTCGATGGAGTCAGATTGATAAAAATAAGGATCAGCTAGATTATCCATATGGATATCTGGAAGCTCAATATTCCTAGATGAAGGGTGTGGAATATATGACGATAAATTTGGAAGAACAAGGGCTGTACAAGACATTACTAGCTCTTGTTTTCTTGTGTACAAGTCAAGCTCAACAGCATATTTCGATATATTCTCACTGTCCTCCCCGATGCCAATAACTCGACATCGAGACCGTACTTTTTCAAGACCAAGAAGTTGAACAGTCGACTCAGAAATCAGACTACCTTGAGATCCTGGGTCTAATAACGCCCTCAAGGTAAATCTCCCACGACTTGTCATGACGTTCAGTCTTATGGTATAAAGCAGAACAGTATGGAATGTTTGTACACCATGCGAAGTGACTTGATCAGCAACAGAGAGTATGCCGGGTGTAGTATCTGTTCCGTTCGTAGACTCATCGGGATGTAACACCGTGTGGTGCTGCTTTTTGCATGTTATGCAACGAAATGGAGATTTGCAACTTCTTGGGTCATGCCCAACCAcaaaacaattttggcatgcaTTTCTGCTagtaagaaaattaattttcttctgAAGCGGCAATGCCagaaatttgaaacattttgCGATGTTATGAGTCTTTTCGCAAAATATGCAAAGAGAAGAATTCGATTTCGAAATTTGGCCAGAATGGCATGAAGTCTTTCGATTCTGTGAATGGGATTTACCATTCCTCTTGGTACCCGCAGTGGGCGTTTGTTTAGAAGAGGGGAACTCGTCTGTCATGGATTCTAATGTCCGGAAAGTTCTTTCCAGAAAAGAGAAAAGTTCAGAAATCGATGGTAATTCCGTAGAGGATTTTAAAGATTGCTCCCAATCTCTACGAGACTGAAGATCAAGTTTCTGAACGAGTAAATGGATTAAAATAGGATCCCACGTCCTGGTATCCAAACCCAGGTTCTGTAGAGATGATATGCACTCTTGTGCAGAATCGAGCAATGTTTTGATTGATTGGAATTCACCATTTGATTTTGGTATACCGAAAAGTTTAGAAATCAAGTTACCAACAAGCATACGTTTGTTGTGGTAACGAGATTCTAATATCTTCCATGCGGAATcataatttgcctctgtggcagAAATATTTCTTATGAGATTTGCAGCCTCACCACCGAGGGTGCTtctcaaataataaaatttttgaattttatttagtgAATCATTTTGGTGGACAAGAGAGAAGTATATGTCCCGAAATGGTATCCAGTCCATATATTCTCCGGTGAATTTGGGAAGCGAGATTTTGGGAAGTTTTGAGTCACAACTCATTGTAGTATCAGAGCGACCATTATGAGCCACAAATGTGCTCGCTATCGgggattgtgctaaatttggatcCGCATGAGAGTCAATCAATTTCCCTTTAAAGGAGAAATACATttccgaaaaattaaaataaacatctTCACAAATATATGGAACATCGTCTACATTTATTGAGGATTCCTCAATAAGCCGCATAATTGTGTCATGCTGTGACTCAAA encodes:
- the LOC142225004 gene encoding uncharacterized protein LOC142225004, with translation MSDISTYISEQRALLNLLAGYEARFDAREISGRTRGYVNALAQRIDDIFTRFESQHDTIMRLIEESSINVDDVPYICEDVYFNFSEMYFSFKGKLIDSHADPNLAQSPIASTFVAHNGRSDTTMSCDSKLPKISLPKFTGEYMDWIPFRDIYFSLVHQNDSLNKIQKFYYLRSTLGGEAANLIRNISATEANYDSAWKILESRYHNKRMLVGNLISKLFGIPKSNGEFQSIKTLLDSAQECISSLQNLGLDTRTWDPILIHLLVQKLDLQSRRDWEQSLKSSTELPSISELFSFLERTFRTLESMTDEFPSSKQTPTAGTKRNGKSHSQNRKTSCHSGQISKSNSSLCIFCEKTHNIAKCFKFLALPLQKKINFLTSRNACQNCFVVGHDPRSCKSPFRCITCKKQHHTVLHPDESTNGTDTTPGILSVADQVTSHGVQTFHTVLLYTIRLNVMTSRGRFTLRALLDPGSQGSLISESTVQLLGLEKVRSRCRVIGIGEDSENISKYAVELDLYTRKQELVMSCTALVLPNLSSYIPHPSSRNIELPDIHMDNLADPYFYQSDSIDLLLGADICSRIKIPTESFVHNDLFFQNTHFGWVFSGPNTSLSFHRIHIHNVNLDNILRSFWEQEEIPSVRKLTSEEVACEKLFEETTTRTETGRYVVKLPFKSILRDSSSPVLNNNVLNAFRRLRHLEISFSKNPLFCESYRRFLREYESLGHMTKVGIYPKDVSQNSYFLPHHGVLKENSTTTKLRVVFDGSSHLKDFTSLNEELAPGPALQNDLPSILTRWRRHKIAFGADIEKMFRQIDVCPEHRKFQQILWRHDPFDEISIYELNTVTYGTSSSPYLAIRVLRQLAHDFGHEFSEAAQVLVHDSYVDDIISGSDCLENAIPLYNDLCTLLNKGGCNLRKWITNSKELLRKIPEGHRESSVTLNFDRDNVVRTLGIEWNTNSDTFSFRVNLDENPIISKRKILSESARLYDPLGWLTPTTVVAKSLFKELWERGIDWDDKVPQDIEDRWLRHRHSLSKLSNLSIPRWLQWCRTSQTELHCFCDASTTAYAAVVYIRITTVNDIFINMLQAKSKVSPIKTVSIPRLELCAAVLGAKLTQKIKESLVDLNVDGIFYWSDSSTVLSWVRKTPSNWTVYVANRVADLQRMTNPIQWRYVPSALNPADCASRGVLAEELIENQVWWYGPSFLYKSKSSWPQNLPNLNTSEEKRCARVCVNSASRKSYPEILTKFSKLHTLLRVIALCLRFCHNCKDSKHRVTGSLSVGDVNRAMSILVKLSQEIDFPEEMSRLSSDQIITHSPILKLMPFLDDNGIIRVGGRLHDSNYPYDLKHPCILAKSNPLSTLIILDAHENTLHGGVTLLSIYGKDFQADNGHSGVDYAGPISIKMSSLRSAVVSKGYICLFVCMVTKAIHLEAVSNLTTSAFLAAFKRFVSRRGQCSDLYSDCGTNFVGASKELQVLHNKNQKSLPEELRHALNLKCTTWHFIPPASPNFGGLWEAGVKSVKFHLKRVINDRILNFEELGTLLCQIESCLNSCPLCPLSPDPSSFEALTPAHFLVGEPTTCLQDECLLDTKPDLLSRWKTVEKLKQHFWKRWRNEYLNRLQARPKWLKSENEPKIGDLVLVVDDRCGPGQWLLGRVENVHPGPDGLIRVVSVLLKNKIIKRPISKICLLPENTAQNDIKSSNTETSNLQ